In Candidatus Bathyarchaeota archaeon, the genomic window CAAAAACCTTTAAAGGATTTCTAAAGGTCCTAGGATTGGATCGTAAAGAGCTGCGCGGTCGTAGAATTCTCTTTGAGTTCGACCCTTCCACCTTATATGAAGAGGTTATTATTAATTTTGTGAAAGAATCTCAAACTGACACAGAAAAAATTATTTTATTTTCACCTAAGTCCAGCATCTTATATGAAAAATTAAAAAATGTGAAAGATATCGAGTTTGTTCCATTATCGGAAATGATTTTATCACCTATCTTTGATACCCATTCAGGGAAACATTTGACAATAATATATGATAACTTATCAGAATTGATTATATCGATTGGATTTGACTCTAGCTATAGATTCATAAGGAAAACTTTAGAATTGTTAGCTGATTATGATTCTACAGCTTTATTCCTTTTTAATCCAAATGCACATGCTTCTAATGAAACTAATAGTATTAGGAGTCTATTTAGCGATCGAATAGTTTTCGAAAAAGAAGGGCTGAAAATCATTAAACTAGCTTAAAGTCACTAAGGATTACATTTGGTTTTTAATGCATTTATTTTTTTTCTAATTTATTTTAAGCATCTTGTTTGATTTTCATTGATATCTTCTTTAAACTTAAATCAATTGATGTTACAGTATCTTTGATGCTAAATGGGAAAGAGCGTCACCCAAAAAATAATAGAAAATCACATTGTTGAAGGAACTTTTGACTATGACAGAGAAATCGCAATTAGAATAGATCAAACGCTTACACAAGATGCTACTGGCACTTTGGCTTTTATGGAATTTGAAGCATTAGGAATTAAAAAAGTAAAGACCGAACTTTCTGCAAGTTATGTAGATCATAATCTTCTACAGACAGACTTTAGAAATATGGATGACCATTTATTTCTACAATCTGCTGCGAAGAAATTCGGAGTTTACTTTTCAAGACCAGGCAACGGGATCTCACATCATATACACTTAGAACGTTTTTCAGCTCCAGGTAAAACACTACTTGGTGCTGATAGTCATACATCGACATCCGGTGGTTGTGGAATGCTCGCTATTGGAAGTGGTGGGCTAGATGTTGCAATGGCAATGGCTGGATATCCGTTTTTCCTCAAGGTTCCTGAAATTATCGGAGTGAAATTAACAGGTGAACTCGATCCTTGGGTTTCAGCAAAAGATGTTATTCTTGAGATGTTGAGAAAACTGTCTGTTAAGGGCGGTATAGGAAAAATAATAGAATATTTTGGTCCAGGAATTAATACTTTAGAAGTACCAGAAAGGGCATCTATTGCTAATATGGGAGCAGAATTGGGTGCAACTTCAACGGTTTTTCCATCTGATTTAAACACGAAAAGATATCTTGAAGCTCAAGGCCGAGGAAAAATATGGAAAGAGATTAAACCAGATTCAAATGTGGACTATGATGAGACAATAGAGGTAAACCTAAGGGATTTGGAACCGCTTATTGCTACTCCATCATCTCCTGACAATATAAGGAAAGTCAAAGATATAGAAGGGGTAAAGGTATCGCAAGTTGTGATAGGTTCATGCACTAACTCATCATATCGAGATCTAATGATGGTTGCAAGTTGTCTAAAAAAATGGAACATTCATGAAAATATATGTTTGGAAATTAATCCTGGTAGTCGCCAAATTCTTGAAAATATTGCCCATTCAAGCGGTTTAACACAGTTGATACACTCAGGTGCTCGTATTCAGCAATCGGGCTGTCTAGGATGTATAGGAATGGGTCAGGCTCCTGCTACTAATGTTGCTTCATTGAGAACTTTTCCGAGAAATTTTCTGGGAAGGAGTGGAACAAAAGATGATCAAGTGTTTTTATGCAGTCCGGAAGTGGCGATATCGGCTGCGATTAAAGGAGAAATAAGAGATCCTAGGAAATTAGGAAAATCTCCTAAAGTGGAAGAGCCTCAAAGATATATAGTAAATGAAGAGATGATTATTCCACCGATTAAAAATTCAGAATATATAGAAATTATAAGAGGCCCTAATATCAAACCATTTCCAGATTTCAAACCACTACAGAGTGAAATAAAAGGAGAGATAGTACTCAAAGTTGACGACAATATCACAACCGACCATATATTACCCGCGGGCAGTAGCATTCTACCTCTTAGAAGTAATATTCCTGCGATAAGCGAATTTACTTTTTCTAGTTTGGATCCCAATTTTTCAAAAAGGGCGAAAAAAACTAAAGACCCAATTATAATAGGCGGCGAAAATTACGGCCAAGGTTCAAGTAGGGAACATGCTGCAATAGTCTGTAGGTATCTTGGAATCAAAGTTAAAATAGCTAAAAGCTTCGCACGGATACATAGATCAAATTTGATCAATTTTGGTGTATTGCCTTTAGTCTTTAAGGAATCAGGCGATTATCAAGAACTCGATAAGGGAGATAAAATAAACATCTCAAATATAAGAGACCAAATTTCTGGCAATTCAGATTATATATTAATTGGAGCAGGTAATGAGCGGATCAAATGTTTGAATGAATTCTCAGAAAGAGAAAGAAATATGCTTCTAGCTGGTGGATTAATTAATTTCGTCAAGCAATCGATTCAGTAACTGATTCACCTTACAGAATCTTTTAAATAGAATGTCTTTCATTTGCCTTTAATTCAATTTGGGTGGTTCAATGAAAGTCGCAATTATCAAAGGTGCAAATCCTTCCAATATGACTGTTAAGGCATTAGAGATGATAAATGGGAATAAAGTATTGCCTTTAAAAAAACCAGTTTTAATCAAACCAAATTATTTAAACGCGAATCATCCCTCAACCGGAATCACTACAGATAGTAGAATTATTGAAGGAGTAATAAAATTCCTAAAAAAATATGAATTTGAGAATATCATAATTGGGGAAGGGAGTGGATTTGCTGATACTTTTGAAGCTTTTCACATTGCTGGGGTGGATTTGATATCAAAAAAATTTAATGTAAAAACAGTTGATTTAAATAAAGATGAATTCATTGAAAAGAAACCATTACATCCACTCAATTTAGAAAAAGTAAAAATTGCAAAGACAGCTCTTGAAAGCTCGATAATCAGCATTCCTAAACTAAAACCTCATAGAATAGCTGGAGCTTCCTTAAGCATAAAGAACATGATGGGTGCAATGACACCTAAAGGTTCGATGCATTCTAATCTAAGTAAAAACATAGTTGACTTGGCTTCTATTATTAAACCAGACTTAGCAGTTATTGACGGTATAATTGCTGGACAAGGACACGAGTCAAGTGGCAATCCCTTGATTATGAATTTGGTTATTGCGGGTATTGATCCTGTTGCAGTGGATACGGTCGGCGCAAGTATAATGGGAATACCCATAGATGATATCAAACATCTGGCTTTTGCAGAAAAAAAAGGTCTTGGAACTGCTGATTTAAATAGAATAGAGATCTTGGGAGAACCTATTGAAAAAGTAAGAAAGAATTTTGAAAGATCAATATTGTCTGGGTTACTACGATACTTTGGTTGAGCATCTCTTTTTTTCTATTAAATTTTCAATTGAAAGAAATTTATAGCATTTTTAGTTGTGATTTCATCGATTTCTTCAAAATTAGTCTTCTTAATTTCTGCCACTTTCTTCACAATATAGCTTGTAGAAGTAGGATCATTTCTTTTATTAACGAAGGAATCCGGAGCAAGCCATGGAGAATCAGTTTCAATTAACAGTTTATGTATTGGACAATCTCTAACCACTTTTTTATGCTTTTTACTTTTAAGAACAATTGAATTCATTGATATATGCCAATTATTTTCGATCACTCTTTTTGTTAATTTATTAGCTCCAAACATATGCATTACAACATTCTTTGCTTGTTCTTCCTCTAGAATCTCTATTGTATCTTCATAAGCATCTCTAGAATGAATGATTAAAGGCAATTCTAATTGCTTTGCTAACGATATGAGTTGGGCAAATAATTCTTTTTGATTCTCTCTTTGATTTTTATTTTTTACCCAAAAATAATCTAATCCAATCTCTCCAATTCCTACAAATTTCTTCTTGTTTATTCTCAATTTTTCAATAAACGAATTTATCTCTTTGTTTGAAAATTCTTTGATATAGATTGGATGCATCCCAGCAGTAGCAAATACAAAATTTTTAAATTTTTCAACAATTTCGAGAGTCAAATTAAAATTTTGTGGATGAGCACATGACGTTATGATTGCTTTTAATTGTTTTTGGCATTTTTCTATTATCGAGTATCGATCGTTATTATAATCCTTTTGTTCAAGATGGCAATGTATATCGATCATATGAGGACTATAGTCTTTCTATGATATATTTATTTTAACTAATTAATCGCTTAAAAATTGGTTCCAATATTTAATGGATTTTATATAAAATTTTATTATATATTTCCAGCAGCCTAGATAAACGCTGACTAAATGATTCGATCGCTTTTTGTTTTATTGATTTAAAAAAATAGAATCGAATTAATGCCTAACTACTTGTCATAGCATTCTTCGCATAAGAATAATCCATCACTTTCTTTAAGACCATCAGACCAATTTTCACATTTTTCACATTGGCCCGTTATTCCCAACTCACCTATTGGAGTCTCTATTACAGTAAGATTTGATTTTTCAGAGATAATAGCGATAAGCTCAGGTGTTATTCTGGCAATATCATCACTTGAAATAATACCTGCAAGACTTGTACCTTTAATCACTATGAGCCTTCTTACTCCACGATCCCTCATCTTTTTTGTAGCTTCTGTAATATTTACAGTGGATTCAATCGTATGCAAAGGACTACTCATAATCTCTTTAGCTTTCAAAGTACTCGGTTTAATATCCTTTGAGACTATTCTGCCAATTATATCTCTTTCAGTTATGATACCTATTGGTCTTCTGCTCTGATCTAAAACTATTACACTTCCAATTTTCTTAGATCGCATTAATGACGCTATCTTATCAATCTTATCATCGATCTTGACAGTCACCACTGGCGAGGACATTACATCACCGACTTCTATGTCAATCTCGTCGTTATTGCTGATATTGATCTACTCCTATTGTCTGAATAATGGTTTGAGCAATCTGTTATATAAAAAAATAACTAACGAATTAGTTAGTTATTAGGTTTTAGCACACGCACAATGAAAAAGAAAGAACAGGTCATATTATTGTCTAATGAGTTTTATTATCCTTTACTGAAGAAAATTCGTTTAAGAAATCAGATTTCTTCTTTACAGATAACTATGTTCTGAGATTAAAGCCAGTAGCTTTTAAGAAATTTCTTGAATCATTAAGAATCCAATTTAATTCCACTACAAATTACAAAGGTTTGAATTATCAATGGGATACAATCATATTGCAAAAGACAAGAGAATTAGCAAATTTCATTCTAGATAAAAGTAGAAGCATAAACTTCTCTAGACTAATCCCCCATTTAGATAGACAAGATACAAGGGAATTAAGAGAAAAAATACTTTCTTTAACTGTGGCAGATGCTAGAAAAAATGGAATTAATAAGAGTACTTTGTGGTATTTACAAAAAAGAGCGAAATTGGAAAAGCCACTGAGAATTAATCAAAACATAAGACATTTACTGAAATTCAATAATTATCCTTAGTAATTATTATGATAATGAAAAATCTTAGTATAGTCAAGGTACTAAGATGAATTTGAAGAAGAAAAAAATTGTTGGAATACTCATTCTAACAATAATTGTCATAGCATTAACAATTTTAGGTTACTTGACCAGTCAAAAAACAGAAGAACAATTAATAGAACAAACTTTTGAACCCATACCACATTCTAAACAAATTGAATGGTCTGTAATTGATGAATTAATAGGAGAAGTCGAAGATATCAATGTAGATGTCAGAGAGGATCCTTATACTAAAAAAAATAATGTGACAGTGGGTTTTTCAATACCTGAATATATGGAAAAAGAGCAAATGAAAAATAAAATTCTAGAAAATTCATTCAATGTATTTGAAAGGTTATTCACTAGTAAACATGAAGTTGGAGTAGTTGGCATAATAGCTTCTTTTCCCATAGTGGCGCGCGCGCGCTAACAGAACCTCATATTATTATCAACCGATTTTTTACAGTGTTTTCAATCAACCGAAGAGTTTACAGCACCATAACATGCAATTATTCACTCTCAAAATTTGAATAAAATGTTTAAGCTAGAATATTAACACAATACATAACTCTAAATGATTTTATGTAGGTGTTATTTTGAAACTAATTTCGATTGCTACTACAGGCGGGGATGCTCCAGGGATGAATGCTACCGTTCGAGCTGTTGTAAGAAAAGCCATGTTAGAAAATTTAGAAGTTCTGGGTTTTGAAAACGGTTTCGTTGGACTTCTAAAGAACGATTTCAGGTTTTTAGATGCGAGAGGAGTTGGAGGAATTATGCATCTAGGAGGAACTTTTTTAAAAACATCCAGGTCGAATGAGATTAAGACAAAAGAAGGAATAAATAAAGCAGTTAAAGTCTTGACCAAAAATAAAATTGAAGGATTGATAATTATAGGCGGTAATGGTTCGTTTAAAGCTGCATGTGAATTACATGAAGCCTGTGGGATCCCTGTAATCGGAATACCTGCAACTATAGATAATGATTTGGCGGGAACTGATACTACGATAGGTTTTGATACGGCCGTAAATACGGCTTTAGAAGCTGTAGATAAAATACGAGATACAGCAACCTCTCACCAAAGAGTTTTTGTTGTTGAGGTGATGGGCCATACTAGAGGATTCATCGCATTAGAGGTTGGAATATGTTCTGGTGCAGAAGTAATACTGATACCTGAAATAAAATACGATATAAACAAAATATGTAAGAGACTTAAAGAAAGTTACAGAAAAGGAAAAGCTTCAGGGATAATAGTCATCGCAGAAGGAGCCGCTGATTGCACAGAGATAGTTAAATCTGTCGAAGATAATACCAAATTTGAAGTCAGACTTACGAGATTGGGTCATATCCAAAGAGGCGGTCATCCTACTGCCTATAGTCGACTTTTAGCATGTAAAATGGGAGCCTCTAGTATAGAGTTTCTACTAGATGGGAAAAAGAAGGATATGACTGGAATCCAAGGAAATAAAATAGTTCCAATAGATTTAGATTATGCCTCTAAAGAGGAGAAACCATTAGATGAAAAATTATATGATCTAGCTTTAAAGTTGGCAATATAGGTCATTGCACCAAAAAAGATTTTAATAATATATTTGCAATTATGGTCTGAAGGTTGTTGGTTTATGATAACGATAGAAGATTTCAATAATCTCAATATTGTTGTAGGAAAGATTATTGAAATTGAAAAACTTCCTAAATCAGACAAACTTTTCAAAATAGTAGTAGATTTGGGCACGAGTAAAAATCAAATGGTGGCAGGAGGGGCTAATATTTACTCGCCTGATGATCTAATGGGAAAGCAAGTTGTTGTGTTGGCTAACTTAGAACCAAAGTTAATCCGAGGTATTGAATCTAAAGGAATGTTATTAGCCGCCGATGTCCAAGGAAAGCCTATTTGGTTAACTGTTGATGAAGAAGTTCCATTGGGGACTAGAGTGAGATAAATTATTTCAATATTTCAGCAACTCATACTCTTGCCATTACTCTATTTTCTATCATCTTTGTTACTTCATTATCGTTGAATAAATCATTGAATGATTTTAGTAGGATTGATTTGTAAATCTCAGTTTCCTTATCGCTCATATATTGGAACTGATATGGGCCATCATAAGGAGATGGCTTTCCTTCGCGAGTTATGAACTCAATATGCATGAAAGGATCTCCTTTTTTTATGGTTATCGGCTGTCTATCGTTACTAAGGTTCACTATTTCTAATGCTAGTCTTCCAATGAATCCACTATGTATTTTAGCAGCGTTTAGGAAGGACAATCCCATTCTTCCAAATTTACTTTTAGCAGTCAAATGTGCTACTATATTTGGAGGAGTAAATACTATCTCATTTGAAATTAGATTTT contains:
- a CDS encoding TatD family hydrolase gives rise to the protein MIDIHCHLEQKDYNNDRYSIIEKCQKQLKAIITSCAHPQNFNLTLEIVEKFKNFVFATAGMHPIYIKEFSNKEINSFIEKLRINKKKFVGIGEIGLDYFWVKNKNQRENQKELFAQLISLAKQLELPLIIHSRDAYEDTIEILEEEQAKNVVMHMFGANKLTKRVIENNWHISMNSIVLKSKKHKKVVRDCPIHKLLIETDSPWLAPDSFVNKRNDPTSTSYIVKKVAEIKKTNFEEIDEITTKNAINFFQLKI
- a CDS encoding CBS domain-containing protein; the protein is MSSPVVTVKIDDKIDKIASLMRSKKIGSVIVLDQSRRPIGIITERDIIGRIVSKDIKPSTLKAKEIMSSPLHTIESTVNITEATKKMRDRGVRRLIVIKGTSLAGIISSDDIARITPELIAIISEKSNLTVIETPIGELGITGQCEKCENWSDGLKESDGLFLCEECYDK
- the pfkA gene encoding 6-phosphofructokinase; translation: MKLISIATTGGDAPGMNATVRAVVRKAMLENLEVLGFENGFVGLLKNDFRFLDARGVGGIMHLGGTFLKTSRSNEIKTKEGINKAVKVLTKNKIEGLIIIGGNGSFKAACELHEACGIPVIGIPATIDNDLAGTDTTIGFDTAVNTALEAVDKIRDTATSHQRVFVVEVMGHTRGFIALEVGICSGAEVILIPEIKYDINKICKRLKESYRKGKASGIIVIAEGAADCTEIVKSVEDNTKFEVRLTRLGHIQRGGHPTAYSRLLACKMGASSIEFLLDGKKKDMTGIQGNKIVPIDLDYASKEEKPLDEKLYDLALKLAI
- a CDS encoding tRNA-binding protein; amino-acid sequence: MITIEDFNNLNIVVGKIIEIEKLPKSDKLFKIVVDLGTSKNQMVAGGANIYSPDDLMGKQVVVLANLEPKLIRGIESKGMLLAADVQGKPIWLTVDEEVPLGTRVR
- a CDS encoding DUF362 domain-containing protein, with protein sequence MKVAIIKGANPSNMTVKALEMINGNKVLPLKKPVLIKPNYLNANHPSTGITTDSRIIEGVIKFLKKYEFENIIIGEGSGFADTFEAFHIAGVDLISKKFNVKTVDLNKDEFIEKKPLHPLNLEKVKIAKTALESSIISIPKLKPHRIAGASLSIKNMMGAMTPKGSMHSNLSKNIVDLASIIKPDLAVIDGIIAGQGHESSGNPLIMNLVIAGIDPVAVDTVGASIMGIPIDDIKHLAFAEKKGLGTADLNRIEILGEPIEKVRKNFERSILSGLLRYFG
- a CDS encoding aconitate hydratase, producing MGKSVTQKIIENHIVEGTFDYDREIAIRIDQTLTQDATGTLAFMEFEALGIKKVKTELSASYVDHNLLQTDFRNMDDHLFLQSAAKKFGVYFSRPGNGISHHIHLERFSAPGKTLLGADSHTSTSGGCGMLAIGSGGLDVAMAMAGYPFFLKVPEIIGVKLTGELDPWVSAKDVILEMLRKLSVKGGIGKIIEYFGPGINTLEVPERASIANMGAELGATSTVFPSDLNTKRYLEAQGRGKIWKEIKPDSNVDYDETIEVNLRDLEPLIATPSSPDNIRKVKDIEGVKVSQVVIGSCTNSSYRDLMMVASCLKKWNIHENICLEINPGSRQILENIAHSSGLTQLIHSGARIQQSGCLGCIGMGQAPATNVASLRTFPRNFLGRSGTKDDQVFLCSPEVAISAAIKGEIRDPRKLGKSPKVEEPQRYIVNEEMIIPPIKNSEYIEIIRGPNIKPFPDFKPLQSEIKGEIVLKVDDNITTDHILPAGSSILPLRSNIPAISEFTFSSLDPNFSKRAKKTKDPIIIGGENYGQGSSREHAAIVCRYLGIKVKIAKSFARIHRSNLINFGVLPLVFKESGDYQELDKGDKINISNIRDQISGNSDYILIGAGNERIKCLNEFSERERNMLLAGGLINFVKQSIQ